A part of Chitinimonas koreensis genomic DNA contains:
- a CDS encoding FKBP-type peptidyl-prolyl cis-trans isomerase: MSSELRIVDIEPGDGREAVKGALITTHYTGWLEDGTQFDSSHARGKPFQCVIGTGRVIKGWDQGLMGMKVGGKRKLWVPAHLAYGERQVGAHIKPNSDLVFEIELLEVLTRDD, from the coding sequence ATGAGCAGTGAACTCAGGATCGTCGACATCGAGCCGGGCGACGGCAGGGAAGCGGTCAAGGGCGCCCTGATCACCACCCATTACACCGGCTGGCTCGAGGACGGCACCCAGTTCGATTCCTCGCACGCGCGCGGCAAGCCGTTCCAGTGCGTGATCGGCACCGGCCGCGTCATCAAGGGCTGGGACCAGGGCCTGATGGGCATGAAGGTCGGCGGCAAGCGCAAGCTGTGGGTGCCGGCCCATCTCGCTTACGGCGAGCGGCAGGTCGGCGCCCATATCAAGCCGAACTCGGACCTGGTGTTCGAGATCGAGCTGCTCGAAGTGCTGACGCGCGACGACTGA
- a CDS encoding TRAP transporter large permease has protein sequence MSADLVASPARPVSIKWPLGILAMLVAASVVGGGKAMIFCLLLGLMLTGMPISIALGLTVLTFLFTMTQVPIESVALKLFTGIEKFEIMAIPFFILAGNFLTHGGVARRMIDFATAMVGHWHGGLGLAGVLACALFAAVSGSSPATVVAIGSIILPAMVKQGFPKQFGAGVITTSGALGILIPPSIVMVMYSVATNTSVGALFMAGVIPGLMLAFVLGFVAWWRARKFGYPRLPKASWAQRWRAFRRAVWGILLIVVVMGGIYSGIFTPTEAAAMSAVYAFIVAVFIYRDMPLKQVPKVLVGSAAMSAMLLYIITNAVLFSFLMTHENIPQAMADWLLSMGLGPIAFLLAVNVLLLLAGNVMEPSSIVLIFAPILFPVAIQLGIDPVHFGILIVVNMEVGMCHPPVGLNLYVASGITRMGITELTVAVWPWLLAMLGFLALITYVPAISTWLPRTLGMM, from the coding sequence ATGAGCGCTGATCTCGTTGCAAGCCCGGCCAGGCCGGTTTCGATCAAATGGCCGCTCGGCATCCTGGCGATGCTGGTGGCGGCGTCGGTGGTCGGCGGCGGCAAGGCGATGATCTTCTGCCTGCTGCTCGGCCTGATGTTGACCGGCATGCCGATCTCGATCGCGCTCGGCCTCACGGTGCTGACCTTCCTGTTCACCATGACCCAGGTGCCGATCGAATCGGTGGCGCTCAAGCTGTTCACCGGCATCGAGAAGTTCGAGATCATGGCGATCCCCTTCTTCATCCTGGCCGGCAACTTCCTGACCCACGGCGGCGTGGCGCGGCGGATGATCGATTTCGCCACCGCCATGGTCGGCCATTGGCACGGCGGGCTGGGTCTGGCCGGCGTGTTGGCCTGCGCGCTGTTCGCCGCAGTGTCGGGCTCGAGCCCGGCCACCGTGGTGGCGATCGGCTCGATCATCCTGCCGGCGATGGTCAAGCAGGGCTTCCCCAAGCAGTTCGGCGCCGGCGTGATCACCACCTCGGGCGCGCTGGGCATCCTGATCCCGCCGTCGATCGTGATGGTGATGTACTCGGTGGCGACCAACACCTCGGTCGGCGCGCTGTTCATGGCCGGCGTGATCCCGGGCCTGATGCTGGCCTTCGTGCTCGGCTTCGTCGCCTGGTGGCGCGCCCGCAAGTTCGGCTACCCGCGCTTGCCCAAGGCAAGCTGGGCGCAGCGCTGGCGCGCCTTCCGCCGCGCGGTGTGGGGCATCCTGCTGATCGTGGTGGTGATGGGCGGCATCTACTCGGGCATCTTCACCCCGACCGAGGCGGCGGCGATGAGCGCGGTCTACGCCTTCATCGTGGCGGTGTTCATCTACCGCGACATGCCGCTGAAGCAGGTGCCCAAGGTGCTGGTCGGCTCGGCCGCGATGAGCGCGATGCTGCTCTATATCATCACCAACGCGGTGCTGTTCTCCTTCCTGATGACGCACGAGAACATCCCGCAGGCGATGGCCGACTGGCTGCTGAGCATGGGCCTGGGGCCGATCGCCTTCCTGCTGGCGGTGAACGTGCTGCTGCTGCTGGCCGGCAACGTGATGGAGCCGTCGAGCATCGTGCTGATCTTCGCGCCCATCCTGTTCCCGGTGGCGATCCAGCTCGGCATCGACCCGGTACACTTCGGCATCCTGATCGTGGTGAACATGGAGGTCGGCATGTGCCACCCGCCGGTGGGGCTGAACCTCTACGTCGCGTCGGGCATCACCCGGATGGGCATCACCGAGCTGACGGTGGCGGTATGGCCGTGGCTGCTGGCGATGCTGGGTTTCCTGGCGCTGATCACCTACGTGCCGGCGATCTCGACCTGGCTGCCGCGGACGCTGGGGATGATGTAG
- a CDS encoding TRAP transporter small permease, with the protein MKFFDHLEEWFIATLMAVATLVIFVAVLHRYASGYAIPGVQDWLLRQNLSWAQELCIYLFVWMAKFGAAYGVRTGIHVGVDVLVNRLEEKHRKLFVLIALGAGALFTGIVGTLGATFVWEIAHTDQTSADLEIPMWIVYLAVPAGSYLMCFRFLQVGWNYLRTGELPHHDHGHVEGLEEEIEGTPV; encoded by the coding sequence ATGAAATTCTTCGATCACCTCGAGGAGTGGTTCATCGCCACGCTGATGGCAGTGGCCACCCTCGTCATCTTCGTGGCGGTGCTGCACCGCTACGCCTCGGGCTACGCCATCCCCGGCGTGCAGGACTGGCTGCTGCGGCAGAACCTGAGCTGGGCGCAGGAGCTGTGCATCTACCTGTTCGTCTGGATGGCCAAGTTCGGCGCCGCCTACGGCGTGCGCACCGGCATCCACGTCGGCGTCGACGTGCTGGTCAACCGGCTGGAGGAGAAGCACCGCAAGCTGTTCGTGCTGATCGCGCTCGGCGCCGGCGCCTTGTTCACCGGCATCGTCGGCACGCTCGGCGCCACCTTCGTGTGGGAGATCGCCCACACCGACCAGACCTCGGCCGACCTCGAGATCCCGATGTGGATCGTCTACCTGGCGGTGCCGGCCGGCTCCTACCTGATGTGCTTCCGCTTCCTGCAGGTCGGCTGGAACTACCTGCGCACCGGCGAATTGCCGCATCACGACCACGGCCACGTCGAAGGCCTCGAAGAAGAAATCGAAGGGACCCCGGTATGA
- a CDS encoding TRAP transporter substrate-binding protein: MVANDTPKGKAAMFFKKLAEERTKGLVKIEVYPNSQLYKDKEELEALQLGAVQMLAPSLAKFGPLGVKEFEVFDLPFIFDNYDELHKVTQGPIGAALLKKLDSKGILGLAYWDNGFKQFSANKPLKTPADFRGLKMRIQSSKVLDAQMRALGSLPQQMAFSEVYQGLQTGVVDGAENPPSNFYTQKMHEVQKYLTLSDHGYLGYAVIVNKRFWDGLPPDLRQQLEFSLKEATQFANRIAKSENEGDIENVKKSGKTQIVTLSPAERAALKKALVPVHAQMADRIGNDLIQSIYKETGFNPAN; this comes from the coding sequence GTGGTGGCCAACGACACGCCCAAGGGCAAGGCCGCGATGTTCTTCAAGAAGCTGGCCGAGGAGCGCACCAAGGGCCTGGTCAAGATCGAGGTCTATCCGAACAGCCAGCTCTACAAGGACAAGGAAGAGCTGGAGGCGCTGCAGCTCGGCGCGGTGCAGATGCTGGCGCCGTCGCTGGCTAAGTTCGGCCCGCTCGGGGTGAAGGAGTTCGAGGTGTTCGACCTGCCCTTCATCTTCGACAACTACGACGAGCTGCATAAGGTCACCCAGGGCCCGATCGGCGCCGCGCTGCTCAAGAAGCTCGACAGCAAGGGCATCCTCGGCCTCGCATACTGGGACAACGGCTTCAAGCAGTTCAGCGCCAACAAGCCCTTGAAGACGCCGGCCGATTTCCGCGGCCTGAAGATGCGCATCCAGTCGTCCAAGGTGCTCGACGCGCAGATGCGCGCGCTCGGCTCGCTGCCGCAGCAGATGGCCTTCTCCGAGGTCTACCAGGGCCTGCAGACCGGCGTGGTGGACGGCGCCGAGAACCCGCCGTCGAACTTCTACACCCAGAAGATGCACGAGGTGCAGAAGTACCTGACGCTGTCGGACCACGGCTACCTGGGCTACGCCGTGATCGTCAACAAGCGCTTCTGGGACGGCCTGCCGCCCGATCTGCGCCAGCAGCTGGAGTTCTCGCTGAAGGAGGCCACTCAGTTCGCCAACCGGATCGCCAAGAGCGAGAACGAGGGCGACATCGAGAACGTGAAGAAATCGGGCAAGACCCAGATCGTCACCCTGAGCCCGGCCGAGCGCGCGGCGCTGAAGAAGGCGCTGGTGCCGGTGCATGCGCAGATGGCCGACCGGATCGGCAACGACCTGATCCAGTCGATCTACAAGGAAACCGGCTTCAATCCGGCCAACTGA
- a CDS encoding sensor histidine kinase has product MHPPPLPALSARQLWLWPRVALVLFAAAVIGLMAYLRQSEREEARLVLISDVLWIEQNLRFQFDQTEERLRALLDAARKNEVDEAGFAARARLLAETNPAIVGVRLSAGGRRWRHGVDAEAAALDGALRFARGTGRPGYSDVLGPAGYTAVALVDGEREAVALISLPKLLAQQVPWWFATKYRLAVLDGQGREVASKSAITTEREALSYQLTFDPPGHGLALQVTAYRAPTGTVQKALVAAVLVLAVLVLLSGWRLQRQIRGRLSAEAALREEHAFRTAMGNSLAIGMRARDLAGRIIYVNPAFCRMVGFEADELIGTLPPYPYWNPADLDSHQAQNEAVLAGRAPQDGFESTIRHRDGRLVATRVYATPLIDAGGRQRGWLSSVVDITAQKAAEAREREQEEKLRQTGRLIAMGEMASTLAHELNQPLMAMSTYASAARKLAGQDERELLDSTLVKIGGQAQRAAEVVRRIREFVRKRAPHREPGTLDAIVADALELIEPDARARSVRLTVELAAGEAEIEADRVLIGQVVINLLRNAIDACAPLDAERREVRLASRADAEAVHLTVCDRGPGIAPEIAEQLFEAFFTTKPLGMGIGLSICRSIVEQHHGKLWFEPAPAGGACFHVSLPR; this is encoded by the coding sequence ATGCATCCGCCTCCCCTCCCCGCCCTGTCGGCGCGCCAGCTGTGGCTGTGGCCGCGCGTCGCACTGGTCCTGTTCGCTGCCGCCGTGATCGGCCTGATGGCCTACCTGCGCCAGAGCGAGCGCGAAGAAGCGCGGCTGGTGCTGATCAGCGACGTGCTGTGGATCGAGCAGAACCTGCGCTTCCAGTTCGACCAGACCGAGGAGCGGCTGCGCGCGCTGCTCGACGCCGCCCGCAAGAACGAAGTCGACGAGGCCGGCTTCGCCGCGCGCGCCCGGCTGCTGGCCGAGACCAACCCGGCCATCGTCGGCGTCCGGCTCAGCGCCGGCGGCCGGCGCTGGCGCCACGGCGTCGACGCCGAGGCGGCCGCGCTCGACGGCGCGCTGCGCTTCGCCCGCGGCACCGGCCGGCCCGGCTACAGCGACGTGCTCGGCCCGGCCGGCTATACCGCGGTGGCGCTGGTGGACGGCGAGCGCGAGGCGGTGGCGCTGATCTCGCTGCCCAAGCTCTTGGCCCAGCAGGTGCCGTGGTGGTTCGCCACCAAGTACCGGCTGGCGGTGCTCGACGGCCAGGGCCGCGAGGTCGCCAGCAAGTCCGCCATCACCACCGAGCGCGAGGCGCTGAGCTACCAGCTCACTTTCGACCCGCCCGGCCACGGCCTGGCCCTGCAGGTGACCGCCTACCGCGCGCCGACCGGCACGGTGCAGAAGGCGCTGGTGGCCGCCGTGCTGGTGCTGGCCGTGCTGGTGCTGCTGAGCGGCTGGCGGCTGCAGCGGCAGATCCGTGGCCGGCTCAGCGCCGAGGCCGCGCTGCGCGAGGAACACGCCTTCCGCACCGCGATGGGCAATTCGCTGGCGATCGGCATGCGCGCGCGCGACCTGGCCGGCCGCATCATCTACGTCAACCCGGCCTTCTGCCGCATGGTCGGCTTCGAGGCCGACGAGCTGATCGGCACGCTGCCGCCCTACCCCTACTGGAACCCGGCCGACCTCGACAGCCACCAGGCCCAGAACGAGGCGGTGCTGGCCGGCCGCGCGCCGCAGGACGGCTTCGAATCGACCATCCGCCACCGCGACGGCCGGCTGGTCGCCACCCGCGTCTACGCCACCCCGCTGATCGACGCCGGTGGCCGCCAGCGTGGCTGGCTCAGCTCGGTGGTCGACATCACTGCGCAGAAAGCGGCCGAGGCGCGCGAACGCGAGCAGGAAGAGAAACTGCGCCAGACCGGCCGGCTGATCGCCATGGGCGAGATGGCCTCGACGCTGGCGCACGAGCTGAACCAGCCGCTGATGGCGATGAGCACCTACGCCAGCGCCGCCCGCAAGCTGGCCGGCCAGGACGAGCGCGAGCTGCTCGATTCGACCCTGGTCAAGATCGGCGGCCAGGCCCAGCGCGCCGCCGAGGTGGTGCGCCGGATCCGCGAGTTCGTGCGCAAGCGCGCGCCGCACCGCGAGCCGGGCACGCTCGACGCCATCGTGGCCGACGCGCTGGAGCTGATCGAACCCGACGCGCGCGCGCGCAGCGTGCGGCTGACGGTGGAGCTGGCGGCCGGCGAGGCCGAAATCGAGGCCGACCGGGTGCTGATCGGCCAGGTGGTGATCAACCTCCTGCGCAACGCCATCGACGCCTGCGCGCCGCTCGACGCCGAACGGCGCGAGGTGCGGCTGGCCAGCCGGGCCGACGCCGAGGCGGTGCACCTGACGGTCTGCGACCGCGGCCCCGGCATCGCGCCGGAGATCGCCGAGCAGCTGTTCGAAGCCTTCTTCACCACCAAGCCGCTGGGCATGGGCATCGGCCTGTCGATCTGCCGTTCCATCGTCGAGCAGCACCATGGCAAACTCTGGTTCGAACCGGCGCCCGCCGGGGGTGCCTGCTTCCACGTGAGCCTGCCGCGATGA
- a CDS encoding response regulator transcription factor encodes MNATKPVYLVDDDAAVRDALGLLLLSHGYTVRAFDSGEAFLAAIDARSEGVAVLDVRMTGLSGLDVFDRLRADDSELIVLFLSGHGDIPMAVQAVKQGAFDFLEKPCGDQQLLDKIDDALAIAQARSQSRGGQQAVQSRLATLSPREREVMQLVLAGKLNKQVADELNIAIRTVEVHRANVFAKMGVRSALDLAQLLAGR; translated from the coding sequence ATGAATGCAACCAAGCCGGTCTACCTGGTCGACGACGACGCCGCCGTGCGCGATGCGCTCGGCCTCCTGCTGCTGTCGCACGGCTACACGGTGCGCGCCTTCGACAGCGGCGAGGCCTTCCTGGCCGCCATCGACGCGCGCAGCGAGGGCGTGGCGGTGCTGGACGTGCGGATGACCGGGCTCAGCGGGCTCGACGTGTTCGACCGGCTGCGCGCCGACGACAGCGAGCTGATCGTGCTGTTCCTGTCGGGCCACGGCGATATCCCGATGGCGGTGCAGGCGGTCAAGCAGGGTGCCTTCGACTTCCTCGAGAAGCCCTGCGGCGACCAGCAGCTGCTGGACAAGATCGACGACGCGCTGGCGATCGCGCAGGCGCGCAGCCAGTCGCGCGGCGGCCAGCAGGCGGTGCAGTCGCGGCTGGCCACGCTGTCGCCGCGCGAGCGCGAGGTGATGCAGCTAGTGCTGGCCGGCAAGCTCAACAAGCAGGTCGCCGACGAGCTCAACATCGCCATCCGCACGGTCGAGGTGCACCGCGCCAACGTGTTCGCCAAGATGGGCGTGCGCTCGGCGCTGGATCTGGCGCAGTTGCTGGCGGGGCGCTAG
- a CDS encoding aminotransferase class V-fold PLP-dependent enzyme, with amino-acid sequence MTRAIQAAFAPLGPSPFDAAGLARHVFPLFSRVLARDGEEIYLANHSLGRPLDATADDLAEGAGAWFSRMDDAWNPWWDEMQAWRAATARLTGAPRADCIVPKTSAGQGLRAVLNSFVTAPRVLTTLGEFDSLDHILKQYADRGRAVVEWTAPREDGRFHVDDLIERLDGIELVVVSQVFFASGQVLAGLPRLVEAAHAAGARVLLDVYHGYGVLPLDLAALGVDFAIAGSYKYLRGGPGVCWLYVSPEVLAEGLTTLDTGWFAKKDPFAYRRPTPPEFAAGGDGWLESTMNPLGFYQARAGLAFVAAAGVERLRAWSLQQKRTLAEALRARG; translated from the coding sequence ATGACCCGTGCCATCCAGGCCGCCTTCGCGCCGCTCGGCCCATCCCCGTTCGACGCCGCCGGCCTTGCCCGCCACGTCTTCCCGTTGTTCTCGCGCGTGCTGGCGCGCGACGGCGAAGAGATCTACCTCGCCAACCATTCGCTCGGCCGCCCGCTCGACGCGACTGCCGACGACCTGGCCGAAGGCGCCGGCGCCTGGTTCTCCCGCATGGACGACGCCTGGAACCCGTGGTGGGACGAGATGCAGGCCTGGCGCGCCGCCACCGCGCGGCTGACCGGCGCGCCGCGGGCCGACTGCATCGTGCCCAAGACCAGCGCCGGCCAGGGCCTGCGCGCGGTGCTCAACAGCTTCGTCACCGCGCCGCGGGTGCTGACCACGCTCGGCGAATTCGATTCGCTCGACCATATCCTCAAGCAGTACGCCGACCGCGGCCGCGCCGTGGTCGAATGGACCGCGCCGCGCGAGGACGGCCGCTTCCACGTCGACGACCTGATCGAGCGGCTCGACGGCATCGAGCTGGTGGTGGTGTCGCAGGTGTTCTTCGCCTCGGGCCAGGTGCTGGCCGGATTGCCGCGGCTGGTGGAGGCGGCGCACGCCGCCGGGGCGCGGGTGCTGCTCGACGTCTACCACGGCTACGGCGTGCTGCCGCTCGACCTGGCCGCGCTCGGCGTCGATTTCGCCATCGCCGGCAGCTACAAGTACCTGCGCGGCGGCCCGGGCGTGTGCTGGCTCTACGTCTCGCCCGAGGTGCTGGCCGAGGGGCTGACCACGCTCGACACCGGCTGGTTCGCCAAGAAGGATCCGTTCGCCTACCGCCGGCCGACGCCGCCCGAATTCGCCGCCGGCGGCGACGGCTGGCTCGAGTCGACCATGAACCCGCTCGGCTTCTACCAGGCGCGAGCCGGCCTGGCCTTCGTGGCCGCGGCCGGCGTCGAGCGGCTGCGCGCCTGGTCGCTGCAGCAGAAGCGCACGCTGGCCGAGGCGCTGCGCGCGCGCGGGTGA